From Fusobacterium russii ATCC 25533, a single genomic window includes:
- a CDS encoding V-type sodium ATP synthase subunit G gives MANDAIQKIKEAEQKAKKIIEDTQEEARLLKEKVRKEYIKKQEEAEKQAFKEAEELKLQYEEEARKIVKPILEKAEQSVSQIKNLEESKLISIVNSIVERIVNLNGNN, from the coding sequence TTGGCAAATGATGCAATACAAAAAATAAAGGAAGCAGAACAAAAAGCGAAAAAAATAATTGAAGATACTCAAGAAGAAGCTAGGCTCCTAAAGGAAAAAGTTAGAAAAGAATACATAAAAAAACAAGAGGAAGCGGAAAAACAAGCCTTTAAAGAAGCTGAGGAGTTAAAACTTCAGTATGAAGAAGAAGCAAGAAAAATAGTTAAACCTATTTTGGAAAAAGCAGAACAGTCGGTTTCTCAAATAAAAAATTTAGAAGAGTCAAAACTTATTTCCATAGTTAATTCAATTGTAGAGAGGATCGTGAATTTAAATGGCAATAATTAA
- the glmM gene encoding phosphoglucosamine mutase, with translation MGKKYFGTDGIRGEANRELTVDIALRLGYALGYYLKTTKNTDEKIKVIMGCDTRISGYMLRSALTAGLNSMGIYVDFVGVIPTPAVAYITRAKNAAAGIMISASHNPAKDNGLKLFNSDGYKFSDDIEDLIESYMDKVDEITASPVAGDKVGKFKYAEDDYFLYRDYLIKTVKGNFKGIKIVLDTANGSAYRAAKDVFLELGAELVVINDAPNGRNINVRCGSTHPEILSKVVIGYEADLGLAYDGDADRLIAVDRFGNIIDGDKIIAILSLELKKKNLLKNNKVVTTVMSNMGFEKFLNSNGIELLRANVGDRHVLEKMLAENIVIGGEQSGHIILSDYATTGDGVLSSLKLVEALRDLGKNLDELVREIKDWPQSLINVRVDNRKKDSFNKNEKISKFIVDIEEKYKGSVRVLVRKSGTEPLIRVMTEGEEENLVKRLAEEIADVVEKELS, from the coding sequence ATGGGAAAAAAATATTTCGGAACAGATGGGATAAGAGGAGAAGCAAATAGAGAACTTACAGTTGATATTGCTTTAAGATTAGGTTATGCATTAGGCTATTATTTAAAAACTACGAAAAATACCGATGAAAAAATAAAAGTGATAATGGGTTGTGATACTAGAATATCAGGTTATATGTTAAGATCTGCTTTAACAGCAGGATTAAATTCGATGGGAATTTATGTTGACTTTGTAGGAGTAATTCCAACTCCGGCAGTAGCTTATATAACTAGAGCTAAAAATGCAGCTGCAGGAATTATGATATCTGCTTCACATAATCCGGCAAAAGATAATGGCTTAAAACTATTTAATTCAGATGGTTACAAATTTTCAGATGATATTGAAGATTTAATTGAAAGTTATATGGATAAAGTGGATGAAATTACTGCTTCTCCTGTTGCTGGAGATAAAGTTGGTAAATTTAAATATGCAGAAGATGATTACTTTTTATATAGAGATTATTTAATTAAGACAGTAAAAGGTAATTTTAAAGGAATTAAGATAGTCTTAGATACTGCCAATGGCTCTGCTTATAGAGCTGCAAAAGATGTTTTTCTTGAGCTTGGTGCAGAACTTGTAGTTATAAATGATGCTCCAAATGGAAGAAATATAAATGTCAGATGTGGTTCAACTCATCCGGAAATATTATCCAAAGTAGTTATAGGCTATGAAGCAGACTTAGGTTTAGCCTATGATGGTGATGCTGATAGATTAATAGCGGTGGATAGATTTGGAAATATTATAGATGGGGATAAGATAATAGCTATTCTATCTCTGGAACTTAAGAAGAAAAATTTACTAAAAAATAATAAAGTTGTCACTACAGTAATGAGTAATATGGGGTTTGAAAAATTTTTAAATTCAAATGGCATAGAGCTATTAAGAGCAAATGTAGGAGATAGACATGTACTTGAAAAAATGTTGGCTGAAAATATTGTTATAGGAGGAGAACAATCAGGTCATATAATATTATCCGACTATGCGACTACAGGTGATGGAGTACTATCTTCTCTAAAGCTAGTTGAGGCTCTAAGAGATTTAGGGAAAAACTTAGATGAATTAGTAAGGGAAATTAAGGATTGGCCTCAGTCTTTAATAAATGTCAGAGTTGATAATAGAAAGAAAGATAGTTTCAATAAAAATGAAAAAATATCTAAATTTATTGTAGATATAGAAGAAAAATATAAAGGAAGTGTGAGAGTACTTGTAAGAAAATCTGGAACAGAGCCCTTAATAAGAGTTATGACTGAAGGGGAAGAAGAGAATTTAGTGAAAAGGTTGGCAGAGGAAATTGCTGATGTTGTTGAGAAAGAATTATCATAA
- a CDS encoding Gx transporter family protein, with product MLKDKNREEIYLVVLVLLGLYLSLLENLIPKPFPWMKIGLSNVAILIALEKFNSQMAIKALILRVFIQALMLGTLFTPGFIISIIAGSLSTFFMIFLYKFRKYFSLLSISCASAFLHNFLQLIIVYFLLFRNMSLNTKSIIIFIGVFLFIGVITGLITGIIAERLNLRKLKNFLKR from the coding sequence ATGTTAAAAGATAAAAATAGGGAAGAAATATATCTGGTAGTTTTAGTATTATTGGGACTTTACCTTTCACTTTTAGAAAATTTGATACCTAAACCCTTTCCTTGGATGAAAATAGGATTGTCAAATGTAGCTATACTCATAGCACTTGAAAAATTTAACTCACAGATGGCAATAAAAGCACTTATACTTAGAGTTTTTATTCAAGCATTAATGCTTGGAACATTGTTTACTCCAGGTTTTATAATCAGTATTATAGCAGGTTCTTTAAGTACTTTTTTTATGATATTTTTATATAAATTCAGAAAGTACTTCTCTCTTTTGAGTATAAGTTGTGCTTCAGCATTTTTACATAATTTCCTTCAATTAATAATTGTATATTTTTTATTATTTAGAAATATGTCTTTGAATACAAAATCTATTATAATTTTCATAGGAGTATTTCTTTTTATAGGAGTTATAACAGGACTTATTACTGGAATAATTGCAGAAAGATTAAATTTAAGAAAGCTAAAAAATTTTTTAAAGAGGTAG
- the purB gene encoding adenylosuccinate lyase — MNNEIYSNPLCERYSSKEMMYNFSPDKKFSTWRKLWIALAEAEKELGLDITDEQIEEMKKNILNIDYDLAAKKEKEFRHDVMAHVHTFGTQVPIAMPIIHLGATSAYVGDNTDLIQIKDGLALVKAKLVNIMNNLAKFALENKNVPTLGFTHFQAAQLTTVGKRATLWLQSLLLDFEELEFREKTLRFRGVKGTTGTQASFRDLFNGNFDKVEKLDEMVSNKMGFDKKFGVTGQTYDRKIDSEIMNLLANIAQSAHKFTNDLRLLQHLKEIEEPFEKNQIGSSAMAYKRNPMRSERISSLAKFVISLQQSTAMTAATQWFERTLDDSANKRLALPQAFLAVDAILIIWNNIMEGLVVYEKIINKHIMAELPFMATEYVIMECVKAGGDRQELHERIRLHSMEASKQVKIEGKENDLIDRIIADDYFKLDKEKLLSLLNPKNFIGFAAEQTEKFVNNEIKPIVEKYKDLLGIDSDLRV, encoded by the coding sequence ATGAATAACGAAATATACTCAAATCCCTTGTGTGAAAGATATAGTTCAAAAGAGATGATGTATAATTTTTCTCCGGATAAGAAATTTTCAACTTGGAGAAAATTGTGGATAGCTCTTGCAGAGGCTGAGAAAGAATTAGGTTTAGATATAACAGATGAACAAATAGAAGAAATGAAAAAAAACATTTTAAATATTGACTATGATTTAGCAGCTAAAAAGGAGAAAGAGTTTAGGCATGATGTGATGGCACATGTTCATACATTTGGCACACAGGTTCCCATTGCTATGCCTATAATTCACTTAGGTGCAACTTCTGCCTATGTTGGCGATAATACAGACCTAATTCAAATTAAAGATGGTCTAGCACTTGTAAAAGCAAAGCTTGTAAACATTATGAATAATTTGGCTAAATTTGCTTTAGAAAATAAAAATGTTCCAACATTAGGTTTCACACATTTTCAAGCAGCACAGTTAACAACAGTTGGCAAAAGGGCAACACTTTGGCTACAATCTTTACTTTTAGATTTTGAAGAGCTAGAGTTCAGAGAAAAAACTTTAAGATTTAGAGGAGTGAAAGGAACAACAGGGACACAGGCAAGCTTTAGAGATTTATTTAATGGAAACTTTGATAAAGTTGAAAAGCTTGATGAGATGGTTTCTAACAAAATGGGCTTTGATAAAAAATTTGGAGTTACAGGACAGACATATGATAGAAAAATAGATTCGGAAATAATGAATTTACTTGCAAATATAGCTCAGTCAGCACACAAATTTACAAATGATTTAAGACTTTTACAGCATTTAAAAGAAATAGAAGAACCTTTTGAAAAAAATCAGATTGGTTCATCTGCTATGGCATACAAAAGAAATCCTATGAGGAGTGAGAGAATTTCATCTCTTGCAAAATTTGTAATTTCTCTACAACAGAGTACTGCAATGACAGCAGCAACTCAATGGTTTGAAAGAACCCTTGATGATTCCGCTAATAAAAGATTGGCACTTCCACAAGCTTTCCTAGCAGTTGATGCAATTTTAATAATTTGGAATAATATAATGGAAGGTTTAGTGGTCTATGAGAAAATAATAAATAAACATATAATGGCAGAGCTTCCATTTATGGCAACTGAATATGTAATTATGGAATGTGTAAAAGCCGGTGGAGATAGACAGGAACTACATGAGAGAATTAGACTTCATTCTATGGAAGCTTCTAAGCAAGTAAAGATTGAAGGGAAAGAAAATGATTTAATAGATAGAATAATAGCTGATGATTATTTTAAATTAGATAAAGAAAAGTTATTATCTCTTCTAAATCCAAAAAACTTTATAGGTTTTGCAGCTGAACAAACTGAAAAGTTTGTTAATAATGAAATTAAACCTATAGTTGAAAAGTATAAAGATTTATTAGGTATTGATTCTGATTTAAGAGTATAG
- the rimI gene encoding ribosomal protein S18-alanine N-acetyltransferase, giving the protein MNFVINKNFIQTEDELKKLENLEKIIFKENPYSYKTLLEIIRNYGSYSIFSCSLDNELIAYMIVLDNIDYFEIIKIGVLEEYRNRGIAQSLLENIKEKAIFLEVRQSNITAMNFYLKNGFRKISERKNYYKDNNEDAIVMKMEVGNE; this is encoded by the coding sequence ATGAACTTTGTAATAAATAAAAATTTTATTCAAACTGAAGATGAACTTAAAAAGCTTGAAAATTTAGAAAAAATAATTTTTAAAGAGAATCCTTATTCATATAAGACACTTTTGGAAATTATAAGAAATTATGGCAGCTATAGTATTTTCTCCTGTTCTTTGGATAATGAATTAATAGCTTATATGATAGTTTTAGATAATATAGACTATTTTGAAATAATAAAGATAGGTGTATTAGAAGAATATAGAAATAGAGGTATAGCTCAAAGTTTATTAGAAAATATAAAAGAAAAAGCGATATTCTTAGAAGTAAGGCAAAGTAATATAACAGCAATGAATTTTTATTTAAAAAATGGTTTTAGAAAAATATCAGAGAGAAAAAATTATTATAAAGATAATAATGAAGATGCAATTGTAATGAAAATGGAGGTTGGCAATGAATAA
- the lepB gene encoding signal peptidase I — MKSKIILYGVFYFILTSFFLYLLIREKKIAEKLSVYREKYSNKLADIFKIKDENIRKKFKKFVNIIESLIIAIAMVLVIQRFYIGNFVIPTGSMIPTIEIGDRIFADMVSYKFRLPKREEIIVFKEPIQNKYLYTKRAMALPGEKILIKNNKLYIDGVEIESREYSDLDMGAIEWIVPKKGDKLEIIPTENFHLIYKAFKEYDWSVYKVQRDMYKASAFTSYVMKELKFFINGVETGMVLDFIHDKENIKKLLRGEKIEVILDDDYFMALGDNTDNSSDSRIWGFVASKRIRGRGLVRFWPLSRIGLVK, encoded by the coding sequence ATGAAGAGTAAAATTATTTTATATGGAGTATTTTATTTTATTTTGACTTCTTTTTTTCTTTATTTACTGATTAGAGAGAAAAAAATAGCAGAAAAATTATCCGTTTACAGAGAAAAGTACTCAAATAAACTAGCGGATATATTTAAAATAAAAGATGAAAATATAAGAAAAAAGTTTAAAAAATTTGTAAACATTATTGAGAGTTTGATAATTGCTATTGCAATGGTTTTGGTTATTCAGAGATTTTATATAGGAAATTTTGTAATACCTACGGGCTCTATGATACCTACCATAGAAATTGGAGATAGAATTTTTGCCGATATGGTTTCTTATAAGTTTAGATTACCTAAAAGAGAAGAAATAATAGTTTTTAAAGAACCAATTCAAAATAAATATCTATATACAAAAAGAGCAATGGCTTTACCCGGTGAAAAGATACTTATAAAAAATAACAAGCTTTACATAGATGGTGTTGAGATAGAAAGCAGAGAATACTCAGACTTGGATATGGGAGCTATTGAATGGATAGTTCCTAAAAAAGGAGATAAGCTTGAAATTATTCCGACAGAAAATTTTCATTTAATTTATAAAGCATTTAAAGAATACGATTGGTCCGTTTATAAAGTTCAAAGAGATATGTATAAGGCAAGTGCCTTTACAAGCTATGTTATGAAAGAGTTAAAGTTTTTTATAAATGGTGTGGAAACAGGAATGGTTTTAGACTTTATACATGATAAAGAAAATATAAAAAAACTTCTTAGAGGTGAAAAAATAGAAGTTATTTTAGATGATGATTATTTTATGGCATTGGGGGATAATACAGATAACAGTTCTGACTCAAGAATATGGGGCTTTGTAGCCAGTAAGAGGATAAGAGGTAGAGGGCTTGTAAGATTTTGGCCTTTAAGTAGGATAGGGCTTGTAAAATGA
- a CDS encoding bifunctional dihydroorotate dehydrogenase B NAD binding subunit/NADPH-dependent glutamate synthase, with translation MYKIIEKKWLTKNICYMDIEARDLVTSAKPGQFLIVKIDKKSERIPLTICDYNKDTGTVGIVFQVVGESTKKMAKFEIGEYFSDVVGPLGLASELTELSKEKLKEKNYLFIAGGVGTAPIYPQVKWMKEQGCDVDVIIGTKSKETLIFENEIKEIAKNLYVCTDDGTYGFKGLVTDMLEKLIKDGKKYDHAIIIGPMIMMKFTSQKCREYGIKNTVSLNPLMVDGTGMCGACRVSIGNNIKFACVDGPEFDGDLVNFDEAMKRQNMYKTEEGRNILKIEEGETHHSPLCQNHERIFDKRKRIPTREQEAEIRNKNFDEVSYGYDFEEAKAEAMRCLNCRVPFCVEGCPVSIDIPAFIQKIKQNDIRAAGKIISKYSNLPAICGRVCPQETQCEAKCILNRGKNPQPISIGKLERYVGDWMIKNGVELDREESNGKKVAVIGGGPAGLTAAGDLAKKGYDVTIYEALHELGGVLTYGIPEFRLPKEKIVNKEIENLYKLGVKVEMNSVIGKTFTIDDLLNKKGFSAVFIGSGAGLPKFMNIPGENYNGVISANEFLTRVNLMRANKEDYDTPIKIGRRVMVVGGGNVAMDAARTAKRLGADVTVVYRRGEAELPARREEIEHAKEEGIKFNFLTNPIEIIADEKAWVKEVKCIRMELGEPDESGRATFSKIPDSEFIIEAETVIMSLGTSPNPLIASTTENLKLNRWKGIEVDEATGKTSREGVFAGGDAVTGAATVILAMEAGKKAAIEIDNYLKKKS, from the coding sequence ATGTATAAAATTATAGAAAAAAAATGGCTGACAAAAAATATTTGTTATATGGATATTGAGGCAAGAGATTTAGTAACTTCAGCAAAACCAGGACAATTTTTGATAGTAAAGATAGATAAAAAAAGTGAAAGAATTCCTTTAACTATATGTGATTATAATAAAGATACAGGAACTGTAGGAATCGTATTTCAGGTAGTGGGAGAAAGTACTAAAAAAATGGCAAAATTTGAAATAGGAGAATATTTTTCAGATGTTGTAGGTCCTTTAGGTTTGGCCAGTGAATTGACAGAATTGTCAAAAGAAAAATTAAAAGAAAAAAATTACCTTTTTATAGCAGGAGGAGTGGGAACAGCTCCAATATATCCACAGGTAAAATGGATGAAAGAACAGGGCTGTGATGTTGATGTAATAATTGGAACAAAAAGTAAAGAAACACTAATTTTTGAAAATGAAATTAAAGAGATAGCTAAAAATTTATATGTTTGTACTGATGATGGGACTTATGGGTTTAAAGGTTTAGTTACAGATATGCTAGAAAAATTGATAAAAGATGGAAAAAAGTATGATCATGCAATAATTATTGGTCCTATGATAATGATGAAGTTTACATCACAAAAATGCAGAGAATATGGAATAAAAAATACAGTGAGTTTAAATCCTTTAATGGTGGACGGAACGGGTATGTGTGGGGCATGTAGAGTGAGCATAGGAAATAATATAAAATTTGCCTGTGTCGATGGGCCGGAATTTGATGGTGATTTAGTGAATTTTGATGAGGCAATGAAAAGACAGAATATGTACAAAACAGAAGAGGGAAGAAATATTTTGAAGATAGAGGAGGGAGAAACGCATCATAGTCCACTTTGTCAAAATCATGAAAGAATTTTTGATAAAAGAAAGAGAATTCCGACTAGGGAGCAAGAAGCAGAAATAAGAAACAAAAATTTTGATGAAGTTTCATATGGCTATGACTTTGAAGAAGCAAAGGCGGAGGCAATGCGTTGCTTAAATTGTAGAGTTCCTTTCTGTGTGGAAGGCTGTCCTGTTTCAATAGATATACCTGCATTTATTCAAAAAATTAAACAAAATGATATAAGGGCTGCAGGGAAAATAATTTCAAAATATTCAAATCTTCCAGCTATCTGTGGTAGAGTTTGTCCACAGGAAACACAGTGTGAAGCAAAGTGTATATTAAATAGAGGGAAAAATCCACAACCAATTTCTATAGGGAAATTAGAAAGATATGTAGGGGATTGGATGATAAAAAATGGTGTTGAACTTGATAGAGAAGAATCAAATGGAAAGAAGGTTGCAGTTATTGGAGGAGGACCAGCAGGACTTACAGCAGCCGGAGATTTGGCTAAAAAAGGTTATGATGTTACTATATACGAAGCCTTGCATGAACTTGGAGGAGTGCTTACTTATGGTATTCCTGAATTTAGATTGCCAAAGGAAAAAATTGTAAATAAAGAAATAGAAAATTTATATAAGCTGGGAGTCAAGGTAGAAATGAACTCTGTTATTGGAAAAACTTTTACTATAGATGACTTATTAAATAAAAAAGGATTTTCAGCCGTTTTTATAGGAAGTGGAGCAGGACTTCCAAAGTTTATGAATATTCCTGGAGAAAATTATAATGGTGTAATCTCTGCCAATGAATTTTTAACAAGGGTAAATTTAATGAGGGCAAACAAAGAAGATTACGATACACCTATAAAAATTGGAAGAAGAGTGATGGTTGTAGGTGGCGGCAATGTTGCTATGGATGCTGCAAGAACAGCAAAAAGGTTGGGAGCAGATGTAACTGTAGTCTATAGAAGAGGAGAGGCTGAGCTTCCTGCCAGAAGGGAAGAAATAGAACATGCAAAAGAGGAAGGAATAAAATTTAATTTTTTAACAAATCCGATAGAAATTATAGCAGATGAAAAGGCATGGGTGAAAGAAGTGAAATGCATAAGAATGGAACTAGGAGAGCCGGATGAAAGTGGTAGGGCAACATTTTCTAAAATACCTGACAGTGAATTTATTATAGAAGCTGAAACTGTTATAATGTCTTTAGGAACTTCTCCAAATCCTTTAATTGCAAGTACAACAGAAAATTTAAAATTAAATAGATGGAAAGGTATAGAGGTGGATGAAGCCACAGGAAAAACTTCAAGAGAAGGAGTCTTTGCAGGAGGAGATGCCGTAACGGGAGCAGCTACAGTTATTTTAGCTATGGAAGCGGGTAAGAAAGCTGCAATAGAAATTGATAATTACTTAAAAAAGAAATCATAA
- a CDS encoding HMA2 domain-containing protein produces the protein MKNNNLLPNLYGIFEVKSLSQGRIRMEINKLKNNLELIENLKENLSKIKLIKKFKIVPSLGSLTVEFDDREIDAQFMIGIILKLLGLEAEIFKKRTGKLKYSINDFLNFSDIAIYNKTKGLFDTRTLIAALFLLYGIRKLKTRPMLPTGATLIWWAYNLFTKDMKENGE, from the coding sequence ATGAAAAATAATAATCTTCTTCCTAATCTCTATGGAATTTTTGAAGTGAAATCTCTTTCTCAAGGAAGAATCAGAATGGAAATTAATAAGCTTAAAAATAATCTTGAGTTGATTGAAAATCTAAAAGAAAATCTAAGTAAAATTAAGCTGATCAAAAAATTCAAAATTGTCCCTAGTTTAGGAAGCTTAACAGTGGAGTTTGATGATAGAGAAATTGATGCTCAATTTATGATTGGGATTATTTTAAAACTTCTAGGCTTAGAGGCTGAAATTTTTAAAAAGAGAACAGGAAAATTAAAATACAGTATCAATGATTTCTTAAACTTTTCAGATATAGCAATTTATAACAAAACTAAAGGTCTTTTTGATACTAGAACTTTAATAGCTGCCTTATTTTTATTATATGGTATAAGAAAATTAAAAACTAGACCCATGTTGCCAACTGGTGCAACATTAATCTGGTGGGCATACAATCTCTTTACAAAAGATATGAAAGAAAATGGTGAATAG
- a CDS encoding HMA2 domain-containing protein, with product MLKDIFKKTYLMFNKVKVIHSIPGRIRLFIPTLDKFSEQFKKYEGHITAILKLKEGIKNIEYSYITSKILIEYDKEKLNEKDIVNWLNKIWRIVVENENIYHGMSIQDIEKNVKKFYLLLKEKLEKE from the coding sequence ATACTTAAAGATATTTTTAAAAAAACTTATTTAATGTTCAATAAAGTAAAAGTTATACACAGTATTCCTGGAAGAATAAGACTTTTTATCCCTACGCTTGATAAGTTTTCTGAACAGTTTAAAAAATATGAAGGTCATATAACTGCTATTTTAAAATTGAAAGAAGGAATTAAAAATATTGAGTATTCCTATATAACAAGTAAAATCCTAATTGAGTATGATAAAGAAAAATTAAATGAAAAGGATATAGTCAACTGGTTAAATAAAATTTGGAGAATAGTAGTTGAAAATGAAAATATATATCATGGTATGTCAATTCAGGATATTGAGAAAAATGTCAAAAAATTTTATTTGTTACTTAAAGAGAAGTTAGAAAAGGAGTAA
- a CDS encoding heavy metal translocating P-type ATPase, whose protein sequence is MKNNENLLSCQIIHRIRGRIRIKSKALKYISPRLKNEIEKQLLQVKYIKSAEITLITGTILLYFEDISLSDQNLISLIQNTLNSHIFEICANEKESNASKYVIERKLQEESPNEILKKIAMTSSLLLYNIFFKRKSDIVLTGIRRFLNYNTLSTISLAMPVIKNGLISLIKNKRPNADTLSSTAIISSILLGKEYTALTIMMLEEVAELLTVYTMKKTRGAIKDMLSVGESYVWKEVAEDNIKRVPIEEIKKDDIIVVQTGEKISVDGKILKGEALIDQSSITGEYMPIKKTVGENVFAGTIIKNGNISILAEKVGDDRTVSRIIKLVEDANSNKADIQNYADTFSAQLIPLNFILAGIVYVATRNIPKAMSMLVIDYSCGIRLSTAVAFSATINTAAKNGILIKGSNFIEELSKAETVIFDKTGTITEGKPKVQSIEIFSKKINENEMLAMAAAAEEQSSHPLATAIINEVKDRGIEIPKHSKIKTIISRGVETKIGKGKNATLIRVGSKKFMIESGVNLSFVSDAERGIISRGEIGIYVAKDEELIGLIGVSDPPRENIKKAINRLRNHGVDDIVLLTGDLRQQAETIASRMSLDRYESELLPEDKAKNILKFQSKGSNVIMIGDGINDAPALSYANVGVALGSTRTDVAMEAADITITQDDPLLVPGVIGLSKKTVKTIRENFAMVIGLNTFALVLGATGILPPIYASVLHNSTTILVVGNSLKLLKYNLNNK, encoded by the coding sequence ATGAAAAACAATGAAAACTTGCTCTCTTGTCAAATAATTCACAGAATAAGAGGAAGAATTCGTATAAAATCTAAAGCACTTAAATATATCTCGCCAAGACTTAAAAATGAAATTGAAAAACAACTTTTACAGGTAAAGTATATAAAGTCTGCTGAAATTACTCTTATTACTGGAACTATTTTACTATATTTTGAAGATATCTCTTTGAGTGATCAAAATTTAATAAGTTTGATACAAAATACTTTAAATTCTCATATATTTGAAATTTGTGCTAACGAAAAAGAGAGCAATGCCTCTAAATATGTAATAGAAAGAAAGCTACAGGAAGAATCTCCCAATGAAATTTTAAAAAAAATCGCTATGACTTCGAGTCTTTTACTTTATAATATATTTTTTAAGAGAAAATCTGATATTGTTTTAACCGGAATTAGAAGATTTCTAAATTATAATACCCTTTCTACAATAAGTCTGGCTATGCCGGTTATAAAAAATGGACTTATATCTCTTATAAAAAATAAAAGACCTAATGCTGACACATTAAGTTCCACTGCTATAATCAGTAGCATTCTCCTTGGTAAGGAATACACAGCTCTTACAATTATGATGTTAGAAGAAGTTGCTGAACTCCTAACTGTTTATACAATGAAAAAAACTCGTGGTGCAATTAAAGATATGCTAAGCGTTGGTGAAAGCTATGTTTGGAAGGAAGTTGCTGAAGATAATATTAAAAGAGTCCCTATCGAAGAGATAAAAAAAGATGATATTATAGTTGTTCAAACTGGTGAAAAAATAAGTGTTGATGGAAAAATTTTAAAAGGAGAAGCTCTTATTGATCAGTCATCTATAACTGGTGAATATATGCCTATCAAAAAAACTGTTGGTGAAAATGTTTTTGCTGGAACAATAATAAAAAATGGTAATATCAGTATATTGGCGGAAAAAGTTGGAGATGACAGAACAGTTTCAAGAATTATAAAATTGGTTGAAGACGCAAATTCGAATAAAGCTGATATTCAAAATTATGCTGATACATTTTCTGCTCAACTCATTCCTTTAAACTTTATATTGGCAGGAATTGTTTATGTAGCTACTAGAAATATTCCTAAGGCAATGAGTATGCTAGTTATTGACTATTCATGTGGAATCAGATTGTCAACGGCAGTTGCTTTCTCAGCTACCATAAATACTGCTGCTAAAAATGGTATATTAATAAAGGGAAGTAACTTTATTGAAGAGTTATCTAAAGCTGAAACTGTTATTTTTGATAAGACTGGAACAATAACAGAAGGTAAGCCAAAAGTACAAAGTATAGAAATTTTTAGTAAAAAAATAAATGAAAATGAAATGCTTGCTATGGCAGCGGCGGCTGAAGAACAGTCTTCCCATCCGCTTGCTACTGCAATAATAAATGAAGTTAAAGACAGAGGTATAGAAATTCCTAAACATAGTAAAATTAAAACCATTATCAGTCGTGGAGTTGAAACCAAAATTGGTAAAGGAAAAAATGCTACATTAATAAGAGTAGGTAGTAAAAAATTTATGATTGAGAGCGGAGTTAATTTAAGCTTTGTTTCTGATGCGGAGAGAGGAATTATTTCAAGAGGAGAAATTGGAATCTATGTTGCAAAAGATGAGGAATTAATAGGGCTTATAGGAGTTTCAGATCCACCTAGAGAAAATATTAAAAAAGCTATCAATAGATTAAGAAATCATGGAGTGGATGATATTGTACTGCTTACAGGAGATTTAAGACAACAGGCGGAAACAATTGCTTCAAGAATGTCACTTGACAGATACGAATCTGAGCTTCTTCCAGAAGATAAAGCAAAAAATATTTTAAAATTCCAATCAAAAGGTTCAAATGTCATTATGATAGGTGATGGAATTAACGACGCTCCAGCACTTTCGTATGCCAATGTAGGAGTGGCTCTAGGTAGTACACGTACTGATGTTGCTATGGAAGCTGCTGATATAACAATAACACAAGATGATCCTCTTTTAGTTCCGGGAGTCATAGGGCTTTCTAAAAAAACTGTTAAAACTATAAGGGAGAATTTTGCAATGGTTATAGGACTTAATACTTTTGCTCTGGTTTTAGGAGCAACTGGTATACTTCCTCCTATCTATGCGTCAGTTTTACATAATTCTACAACAATTCTAGTAGTTGGAAATTCATTAAAATTATTAAAGTATAATTTAAATAATAAGTAG